A genomic region of Haemorhous mexicanus isolate bHaeMex1 chromosome 14, bHaeMex1.pri, whole genome shotgun sequence contains the following coding sequences:
- the NOX1 gene encoding NADPH oxidase 1 isoform X3, which translates to MTGQWCSPLSPSQSALAWARASAKCLNFNSMLILLPVCRNLLSFLRGTCSCCRQTLRKQLDHNLTFHKLLGYTLALLTAVHTIAHLFNLERYNQSQQGTDGSLPAVLSKMHLQGSKWLNPIHSNQTTVEYVAFTTIPGLTGVIITLALILMVTSSTEFIRRNYFELFWYTHHLFLIYFAGLVIHGIAGLVRGQTEQSMAEVHPYHCAEYLTQREQNCTHRCCKDPEFGSIPAESWKWVLAPIILYVFERILRVWRAQQKVVVKKVVMHPARVLELQMQKKGFCMEVGQYIFVNCPAISTLEWHPFTLTSAPEEDFFSIHIRAAGDWTERLIDIFQLETPRVQVDGPFGTASEDVFQYKVAMLVGAGIGVTPFASILKSIWYKFQQADQTLKTKKIYFYWLCRDTGAFAWFNDLLASLEQKMAESGKADFLTYRLFLTGWDTSIGSGGCVPLWARGPGEEPAEVLSPTLQPGPQEGQILLQQGKLLSGSKPVAPEGRDPDCTASSLSKAGQGEACTEAKQDTARYSVSMRNSRFKDCCVPVLVYKGSSWSKWACSSTQPPHWETRATFCDAVGAAGSSGSSAGWAEPLDGDGTWASMQVSGAKCGPQGLKTLLYKNKLNFLFFVMKASVVTELCRYKGAHALPLAGLQ; encoded by the exons ATGACAGGACAGTGGTGCTCacccctctctccttcccagtcTGCCTTGGCATGGGCTCGAGCATCAGCCAAGTGCCTCAACTTCAACAGCATGCTGATCCTGCTGCCCGTCTGCCGCaacctgctctccttcctccgTGGGACCTGCTCG tgctgcaggcagacCTTGCGGAAGCAGCTGGACCACAACCTCACCTTTCACAAGCTGCTGGGCTACACACTGGCCCTGCTCACAG ctgtgcacACCATTGCCCACCTCTTCAACCTGGAGCGCTACAACCAGAGCCAACAAGGCACCGACGGCAGCCTCCCCGCTGTCCTCTCCAAGATGCACCTGCAGGGCAGCAAGTGGCTGAACCCCATCCACTCCAACCAGACG acCGTCGAGTACGTGGCTTTCACGACCATCCCAGGGCTCACGGGAGTGATCATCACGCTGGCACTCATCCTCATGGTCACGTCCTCCACCGAGTTCATCCGCAGGAACTACTTTGAGCTCTTCTGGTACACACACCACCTCTTCCTCATCTACTTCGCTGGCCTCGTCATCCACGGCATCGC TGGGCTGGTGCGTGGGCAGACGGAGCAGAGCATGGCAGAGGTGCACCCCTATCACTGCGCCGAGTACCTCACACAGCGGGAGCAGAACTGCACCCACCGCTGCTGCAAGGACCCCGAGTTTGGGAGCATCCCCGCCGAG TCCTGGAAGTGGGTTCTTGCCCCCATCATCCTCTATGTCTTTGAGCGGATCCTGCGGGTCTGGCGTGCGCAGCAGAAGGTGGTTGTCAAAAAG GTGGTCATGCACCCTGCCCgcgtgctggagctgcagatgcAGAAGAAGGGCTTCTGCATGGAGGTGGGGCAGTACATCTTCGTCAACTGCCCCGCCATCTCCACGCTGGAGTGGCACCCCTTCACTCTCACCTCTGCACCTGAGGAGGATTTCTTCTCCATCCACATCCGGGCAGCTGGTGACTGGACAGAGCGTCTCATCGACATCTTCCAACTAGAAACGCCCAG GGTCCAGGTGGATGGTCCCTTTGGCACAGCCAGCGAAGATGTGTTCCAGTACAAGGTGGCCATGCTGGTTGGAGCGGGCATCGGCGTCACTCCCTTCGCCTCCATCCTCAAGTCCATCTGGTACAAGTTCCAGCAGGCTGACCAGACCCTCAAGACCAAGAAG ATCTACTTCTACTGGCTCTGCCGGGACACAGGAGCCTTTGCCTGGTTCAACGACCTGCTTGCCTCCCTGGAGCAGAAGATGGCTGAGTCGGGCAAGGCAGACTTCCTCACCTACCGTCTCTTCCTCACTGGCTGGGACACCAGCATT ggcagtggtgggTGTGTTCCTCTGTGGGCCAGAGGCCCTGGCGAGGAGCCTGCAGAAGTCTTGTCACCAACACTCCAGCCTGGACCCCAGGAAGGTCAAATTCTACTTCAACAAGGAAAACTTCTAAGTGGCAGCAAGCCTGTTGCCCCAGAGGGCAGGGACCCTGACTGTACTGCCTCAAGCCTTTCCAAAGCAGGCCAGGGAGAAGCATGCACTGAAGCCAAGCAAGACACAGCAAGGTACTCTGTCTCTATGAGAAATTCCAGGTTCAAAGACTGCTGTGTGCCTGTCCTGGTGTACAAGGGGTCCTCATGGAGCAAGTGGGCCTGTAGCTCCACCCAACCCCCTCACTGGGAAACCAGAGCCACGTTCTGTGATGCtgttggagcagcaggaagcagtgggagctcagcaggtTGGGCAGAACCACTGGATGGGGATGGGACATGGGCATCCATGCAGGTGTCAGGGGCCAAATGTGGCCCTCAGGGTTTAAAGACTCTTTTGTATAAGAATAAATTaaacttccttttctttgtaATGAAAGCCTCTGTGGTGACTGAGCTGTGCAGGTACAAAGGAGCCCATGCTCTGCCCCTTGCAGGGCTGCAATAG
- the NOX1 gene encoding NADPH oxidase 1 isoform X2 — MGSSISQVPQLQQHADPAARLPQPALLPPWDLLGECPVVAQPAWPSPSCPILTPSCCLSLQCCRQTLRKQLDHNLTFHKLLGYTLALLTAVHTIAHLFNLERYNQSQQGTDGSLPAVLSKMHLQGSKWLNPIHSNQTTVEYVAFTTIPGLTGVIITLALILMVTSSTEFIRRNYFELFWYTHHLFLIYFAGLVIHGIAGLVRGQTEQSMAEVHPYHCAEYLTQREQNCTHRCCKDPEFGSIPAESWKWVLAPIILYVFERILRVWRAQQKVVVKKVVMHPARVLELQMQKKGFCMEVGQYIFVNCPAISTLEWHPFTLTSAPEEDFFSIHIRAAGDWTERLIDIFQLETPRVQVDGPFGTASEDVFQYKVAMLVGAGIGVTPFASILKSIWYKFQQADQTLKTKKIYFYWLCRDTGAFAWFNDLLASLEQKMAESGKADFLTYRLFLTGWDTSIGSGGCVPLWARGPGEEPAEVLSPTLQPGPQEGQILLQQGKLLSGSKPVAPEGRDPDCTASSLSKAGQGEACTEAKQDTARYSVSMRNSRFKDCCVPVLVYKGSSWSKWACSSTQPPHWETRATFCDAVGAAGSSGSSAGWAEPLDGDGTWASMQVSGAKCGPQGLKTLLYKNKLNFLFFVMKASVVTELCRYKGAHALPLAGLQ; from the exons ATGGGCTCGAGCATCAGCCAAGTGCCTCAACTTCAACAGCATGCTGATCCTGCTGCCCGTCTGCCGCaacctgctctccttcctccgTGGGACCTGCTCGGTGAGTGTCCCGTGGTGGCACAGCCGGCGTGGCcatccccatcctgtcccatcctgacaccatcctgctgcctctccctgcagtgctgcaggcagacCTTGCGGAAGCAGCTGGACCACAACCTCACCTTTCACAAGCTGCTGGGCTACACACTGGCCCTGCTCACAG ctgtgcacACCATTGCCCACCTCTTCAACCTGGAGCGCTACAACCAGAGCCAACAAGGCACCGACGGCAGCCTCCCCGCTGTCCTCTCCAAGATGCACCTGCAGGGCAGCAAGTGGCTGAACCCCATCCACTCCAACCAGACG acCGTCGAGTACGTGGCTTTCACGACCATCCCAGGGCTCACGGGAGTGATCATCACGCTGGCACTCATCCTCATGGTCACGTCCTCCACCGAGTTCATCCGCAGGAACTACTTTGAGCTCTTCTGGTACACACACCACCTCTTCCTCATCTACTTCGCTGGCCTCGTCATCCACGGCATCGC TGGGCTGGTGCGTGGGCAGACGGAGCAGAGCATGGCAGAGGTGCACCCCTATCACTGCGCCGAGTACCTCACACAGCGGGAGCAGAACTGCACCCACCGCTGCTGCAAGGACCCCGAGTTTGGGAGCATCCCCGCCGAG TCCTGGAAGTGGGTTCTTGCCCCCATCATCCTCTATGTCTTTGAGCGGATCCTGCGGGTCTGGCGTGCGCAGCAGAAGGTGGTTGTCAAAAAG GTGGTCATGCACCCTGCCCgcgtgctggagctgcagatgcAGAAGAAGGGCTTCTGCATGGAGGTGGGGCAGTACATCTTCGTCAACTGCCCCGCCATCTCCACGCTGGAGTGGCACCCCTTCACTCTCACCTCTGCACCTGAGGAGGATTTCTTCTCCATCCACATCCGGGCAGCTGGTGACTGGACAGAGCGTCTCATCGACATCTTCCAACTAGAAACGCCCAG GGTCCAGGTGGATGGTCCCTTTGGCACAGCCAGCGAAGATGTGTTCCAGTACAAGGTGGCCATGCTGGTTGGAGCGGGCATCGGCGTCACTCCCTTCGCCTCCATCCTCAAGTCCATCTGGTACAAGTTCCAGCAGGCTGACCAGACCCTCAAGACCAAGAAG ATCTACTTCTACTGGCTCTGCCGGGACACAGGAGCCTTTGCCTGGTTCAACGACCTGCTTGCCTCCCTGGAGCAGAAGATGGCTGAGTCGGGCAAGGCAGACTTCCTCACCTACCGTCTCTTCCTCACTGGCTGGGACACCAGCATT ggcagtggtgggTGTGTTCCTCTGTGGGCCAGAGGCCCTGGCGAGGAGCCTGCAGAAGTCTTGTCACCAACACTCCAGCCTGGACCCCAGGAAGGTCAAATTCTACTTCAACAAGGAAAACTTCTAAGTGGCAGCAAGCCTGTTGCCCCAGAGGGCAGGGACCCTGACTGTACTGCCTCAAGCCTTTCCAAAGCAGGCCAGGGAGAAGCATGCACTGAAGCCAAGCAAGACACAGCAAGGTACTCTGTCTCTATGAGAAATTCCAGGTTCAAAGACTGCTGTGTGCCTGTCCTGGTGTACAAGGGGTCCTCATGGAGCAAGTGGGCCTGTAGCTCCACCCAACCCCCTCACTGGGAAACCAGAGCCACGTTCTGTGATGCtgttggagcagcaggaagcagtgggagctcagcaggtTGGGCAGAACCACTGGATGGGGATGGGACATGGGCATCCATGCAGGTGTCAGGGGCCAAATGTGGCCCTCAGGGTTTAAAGACTCTTTTGTATAAGAATAAATTaaacttccttttctttgtaATGAAAGCCTCTGTGGTGACTGAGCTGTGCAGGTACAAAGGAGCCCATGCTCTGCCCCTTGCAGGGCTGCAATAG
- the NOX1 gene encoding NADPH oxidase 1 isoform X4 — protein sequence MGSSISQVPQLQQHADPAARLPQPALLPPWDLLVLQADLAEAAGPQPHLSQAAGLHTGPAHRYPLDWDGATVGTGSCPVVTACALSSCAHHCPPLQPGALQPEPTRHRRQPPRCPLQDAPAGQQVAEPHPLQPDGLTGVIITLALILMVTSSTEFIRRNYFELFWYTHHLFLIYFAGLVIHGIAGLVRGQTEQSMAEVHPYHCAEYLTQREQNCTHRCCKDPEFGSIPAESWKWVLAPIILYVFERILRVWRAQQKVVVKKVVMHPARVLELQMQKKGFCMEVGQYIFVNCPAISTLEWHPFTLTSAPEEDFFSIHIRAAGDWTERLIDIFQLETPRVQVDGPFGTASEDVFQYKVAMLVGAGIGVTPFASILKSIWYKFQQADQTLKTKKIYFYWLCRDTGAFAWFNDLLASLEQKMAESGKADFLTYRLFLTGWDTSIGSGGCVPLWARGPGEEPAEVLSPTLQPGPQEGQILLQQGKLLSGSKPVAPEGRDPDCTASSLSKAGQGEACTEAKQDTARYSVSMRNSRFKDCCVPVLVYKGSSWSKWACSSTQPPHWETRATFCDAVGAAGSSGSSAGWAEPLDGDGTWASMQVSGAKCGPQGLKTLLYKNKLNFLFFVMKASVVTELCRYKGAHALPLAGLQ from the exons ATGGGCTCGAGCATCAGCCAAGTGCCTCAACTTCAACAGCATGCTGATCCTGCTGCCCGTCTGCCGCaacctgctctccttcctccgTGGGACCTGCTCG tgctgcaggcagacCTTGCGGAAGCAGCTGGACCACAACCTCACCTTTCACAAGCTGCTGGGCTACACACTGGCCCTGCTCACAGGTACCCCctggactgggatggggcaacAGTGGGGACTGGGAGCTGCCCGGTGGTGactgcctgtgccctgtccagctgtgcacACCATTGCCCACCTCTTCAACCTGGAGCGCTACAACCAGAGCCAACAAGGCACCGACGGCAGCCTCCCCGCTGTCCTCTCCAAGATGCACCTGCAGGGCAGCAAGTGGCTGAACCCCATCCACTCCAACCAGACG GGCTCACGGGAGTGATCATCACGCTGGCACTCATCCTCATGGTCACGTCCTCCACCGAGTTCATCCGCAGGAACTACTTTGAGCTCTTCTGGTACACACACCACCTCTTCCTCATCTACTTCGCTGGCCTCGTCATCCACGGCATCGC TGGGCTGGTGCGTGGGCAGACGGAGCAGAGCATGGCAGAGGTGCACCCCTATCACTGCGCCGAGTACCTCACACAGCGGGAGCAGAACTGCACCCACCGCTGCTGCAAGGACCCCGAGTTTGGGAGCATCCCCGCCGAG TCCTGGAAGTGGGTTCTTGCCCCCATCATCCTCTATGTCTTTGAGCGGATCCTGCGGGTCTGGCGTGCGCAGCAGAAGGTGGTTGTCAAAAAG GTGGTCATGCACCCTGCCCgcgtgctggagctgcagatgcAGAAGAAGGGCTTCTGCATGGAGGTGGGGCAGTACATCTTCGTCAACTGCCCCGCCATCTCCACGCTGGAGTGGCACCCCTTCACTCTCACCTCTGCACCTGAGGAGGATTTCTTCTCCATCCACATCCGGGCAGCTGGTGACTGGACAGAGCGTCTCATCGACATCTTCCAACTAGAAACGCCCAG GGTCCAGGTGGATGGTCCCTTTGGCACAGCCAGCGAAGATGTGTTCCAGTACAAGGTGGCCATGCTGGTTGGAGCGGGCATCGGCGTCACTCCCTTCGCCTCCATCCTCAAGTCCATCTGGTACAAGTTCCAGCAGGCTGACCAGACCCTCAAGACCAAGAAG ATCTACTTCTACTGGCTCTGCCGGGACACAGGAGCCTTTGCCTGGTTCAACGACCTGCTTGCCTCCCTGGAGCAGAAGATGGCTGAGTCGGGCAAGGCAGACTTCCTCACCTACCGTCTCTTCCTCACTGGCTGGGACACCAGCATT ggcagtggtgggTGTGTTCCTCTGTGGGCCAGAGGCCCTGGCGAGGAGCCTGCAGAAGTCTTGTCACCAACACTCCAGCCTGGACCCCAGGAAGGTCAAATTCTACTTCAACAAGGAAAACTTCTAAGTGGCAGCAAGCCTGTTGCCCCAGAGGGCAGGGACCCTGACTGTACTGCCTCAAGCCTTTCCAAAGCAGGCCAGGGAGAAGCATGCACTGAAGCCAAGCAAGACACAGCAAGGTACTCTGTCTCTATGAGAAATTCCAGGTTCAAAGACTGCTGTGTGCCTGTCCTGGTGTACAAGGGGTCCTCATGGAGCAAGTGGGCCTGTAGCTCCACCCAACCCCCTCACTGGGAAACCAGAGCCACGTTCTGTGATGCtgttggagcagcaggaagcagtgggagctcagcaggtTGGGCAGAACCACTGGATGGGGATGGGACATGGGCATCCATGCAGGTGTCAGGGGCCAAATGTGGCCCTCAGGGTTTAAAGACTCTTTTGTATAAGAATAAATTaaacttccttttctttgtaATGAAAGCCTCTGTGGTGACTGAGCTGTGCAGGTACAAAGGAGCCCATGCTCTGCCCCTTGCAGGGCTGCAATAG
- the NOX1 gene encoding NADPH oxidase 1 isoform X1, whose translation MGNWLVNHWFSAAVLAAWLGINIFLFTYYFLFFDRDERYFYTRAILGSALAWARASAKCLNFNSMLILLPVCRNLLSFLRGTCSCCRQTLRKQLDHNLTFHKLLGYTLALLTAVHTIAHLFNLERYNQSQQGTDGSLPAVLSKMHLQGSKWLNPIHSNQTTVEYVAFTTIPGLTGVIITLALILMVTSSTEFIRRNYFELFWYTHHLFLIYFAGLVIHGIAGLVRGQTEQSMAEVHPYHCAEYLTQREQNCTHRCCKDPEFGSIPAESWKWVLAPIILYVFERILRVWRAQQKVVVKKVVMHPARVLELQMQKKGFCMEVGQYIFVNCPAISTLEWHPFTLTSAPEEDFFSIHIRAAGDWTERLIDIFQLETPRVQVDGPFGTASEDVFQYKVAMLVGAGIGVTPFASILKSIWYKFQQADQTLKTKKIYFYWLCRDTGAFAWFNDLLASLEQKMAESGKADFLTYRLFLTGWDTSIGSGGCVPLWARGPGEEPAEVLSPTLQPGPQEGQILLQQGKLLSGSKPVAPEGRDPDCTASSLSKAGQGEACTEAKQDTARYSVSMRNSRFKDCCVPVLVYKGSSWSKWACSSTQPPHWETRATFCDAVGAAGSSGSSAGWAEPLDGDGTWASMQVSGAKCGPQGLKTLLYKNKLNFLFFVMKASVVTELCRYKGAHALPLAGLQ comes from the exons ATGGGCAACTGGCTGGTCAACCACTGGTTCTCAGCTGCTGTCCTC gcagcctggctgggcatcAACATCTTCCTCTTCACCTACTACTTTCTGTTCTTTGACCGGGACGAGCGGTATTTCTACACCAGGGCCATCCTTGGG tcTGCCTTGGCATGGGCTCGAGCATCAGCCAAGTGCCTCAACTTCAACAGCATGCTGATCCTGCTGCCCGTCTGCCGCaacctgctctccttcctccgTGGGACCTGCTCG tgctgcaggcagacCTTGCGGAAGCAGCTGGACCACAACCTCACCTTTCACAAGCTGCTGGGCTACACACTGGCCCTGCTCACAG ctgtgcacACCATTGCCCACCTCTTCAACCTGGAGCGCTACAACCAGAGCCAACAAGGCACCGACGGCAGCCTCCCCGCTGTCCTCTCCAAGATGCACCTGCAGGGCAGCAAGTGGCTGAACCCCATCCACTCCAACCAGACG acCGTCGAGTACGTGGCTTTCACGACCATCCCAGGGCTCACGGGAGTGATCATCACGCTGGCACTCATCCTCATGGTCACGTCCTCCACCGAGTTCATCCGCAGGAACTACTTTGAGCTCTTCTGGTACACACACCACCTCTTCCTCATCTACTTCGCTGGCCTCGTCATCCACGGCATCGC TGGGCTGGTGCGTGGGCAGACGGAGCAGAGCATGGCAGAGGTGCACCCCTATCACTGCGCCGAGTACCTCACACAGCGGGAGCAGAACTGCACCCACCGCTGCTGCAAGGACCCCGAGTTTGGGAGCATCCCCGCCGAG TCCTGGAAGTGGGTTCTTGCCCCCATCATCCTCTATGTCTTTGAGCGGATCCTGCGGGTCTGGCGTGCGCAGCAGAAGGTGGTTGTCAAAAAG GTGGTCATGCACCCTGCCCgcgtgctggagctgcagatgcAGAAGAAGGGCTTCTGCATGGAGGTGGGGCAGTACATCTTCGTCAACTGCCCCGCCATCTCCACGCTGGAGTGGCACCCCTTCACTCTCACCTCTGCACCTGAGGAGGATTTCTTCTCCATCCACATCCGGGCAGCTGGTGACTGGACAGAGCGTCTCATCGACATCTTCCAACTAGAAACGCCCAG GGTCCAGGTGGATGGTCCCTTTGGCACAGCCAGCGAAGATGTGTTCCAGTACAAGGTGGCCATGCTGGTTGGAGCGGGCATCGGCGTCACTCCCTTCGCCTCCATCCTCAAGTCCATCTGGTACAAGTTCCAGCAGGCTGACCAGACCCTCAAGACCAAGAAG ATCTACTTCTACTGGCTCTGCCGGGACACAGGAGCCTTTGCCTGGTTCAACGACCTGCTTGCCTCCCTGGAGCAGAAGATGGCTGAGTCGGGCAAGGCAGACTTCCTCACCTACCGTCTCTTCCTCACTGGCTGGGACACCAGCATT ggcagtggtgggTGTGTTCCTCTGTGGGCCAGAGGCCCTGGCGAGGAGCCTGCAGAAGTCTTGTCACCAACACTCCAGCCTGGACCCCAGGAAGGTCAAATTCTACTTCAACAAGGAAAACTTCTAAGTGGCAGCAAGCCTGTTGCCCCAGAGGGCAGGGACCCTGACTGTACTGCCTCAAGCCTTTCCAAAGCAGGCCAGGGAGAAGCATGCACTGAAGCCAAGCAAGACACAGCAAGGTACTCTGTCTCTATGAGAAATTCCAGGTTCAAAGACTGCTGTGTGCCTGTCCTGGTGTACAAGGGGTCCTCATGGAGCAAGTGGGCCTGTAGCTCCACCCAACCCCCTCACTGGGAAACCAGAGCCACGTTCTGTGATGCtgttggagcagcaggaagcagtgggagctcagcaggtTGGGCAGAACCACTGGATGGGGATGGGACATGGGCATCCATGCAGGTGTCAGGGGCCAAATGTGGCCCTCAGGGTTTAAAGACTCTTTTGTATAAGAATAAATTaaacttccttttctttgtaATGAAAGCCTCTGTGGTGACTGAGCTGTGCAGGTACAAAGGAGCCCATGCTCTGCCCCTTGCAGGGCTGCAATAG
- the NOX1 gene encoding NADPH oxidase 1 isoform X5, translating to MGSSISQVPQLQQHADPAARLPQPALLPPWDLLVLQADLAEAAGPQPHLSQAAGLHTGPAHSCAHHCPPLQPGALQPEPTRHRRQPPRCPLQDAPAGQQVAEPHPLQPDGLTGVIITLALILMVTSSTEFIRRNYFELFWYTHHLFLIYFAGLVIHGIAGLVRGQTEQSMAEVHPYHCAEYLTQREQNCTHRCCKDPEFGSIPAESWKWVLAPIILYVFERILRVWRAQQKVVVKKVVMHPARVLELQMQKKGFCMEVGQYIFVNCPAISTLEWHPFTLTSAPEEDFFSIHIRAAGDWTERLIDIFQLETPRVQVDGPFGTASEDVFQYKVAMLVGAGIGVTPFASILKSIWYKFQQADQTLKTKKIYFYWLCRDTGAFAWFNDLLASLEQKMAESGKADFLTYRLFLTGWDTSIGSGGCVPLWARGPGEEPAEVLSPTLQPGPQEGQILLQQGKLLSGSKPVAPEGRDPDCTASSLSKAGQGEACTEAKQDTARYSVSMRNSRFKDCCVPVLVYKGSSWSKWACSSTQPPHWETRATFCDAVGAAGSSGSSAGWAEPLDGDGTWASMQVSGAKCGPQGLKTLLYKNKLNFLFFVMKASVVTELCRYKGAHALPLAGLQ from the exons ATGGGCTCGAGCATCAGCCAAGTGCCTCAACTTCAACAGCATGCTGATCCTGCTGCCCGTCTGCCGCaacctgctctccttcctccgTGGGACCTGCTCG tgctgcaggcagacCTTGCGGAAGCAGCTGGACCACAACCTCACCTTTCACAAGCTGCTGGGCTACACACTGGCCCTGCTCACAG ctgtgcacACCATTGCCCACCTCTTCAACCTGGAGCGCTACAACCAGAGCCAACAAGGCACCGACGGCAGCCTCCCCGCTGTCCTCTCCAAGATGCACCTGCAGGGCAGCAAGTGGCTGAACCCCATCCACTCCAACCAGACG GGCTCACGGGAGTGATCATCACGCTGGCACTCATCCTCATGGTCACGTCCTCCACCGAGTTCATCCGCAGGAACTACTTTGAGCTCTTCTGGTACACACACCACCTCTTCCTCATCTACTTCGCTGGCCTCGTCATCCACGGCATCGC TGGGCTGGTGCGTGGGCAGACGGAGCAGAGCATGGCAGAGGTGCACCCCTATCACTGCGCCGAGTACCTCACACAGCGGGAGCAGAACTGCACCCACCGCTGCTGCAAGGACCCCGAGTTTGGGAGCATCCCCGCCGAG TCCTGGAAGTGGGTTCTTGCCCCCATCATCCTCTATGTCTTTGAGCGGATCCTGCGGGTCTGGCGTGCGCAGCAGAAGGTGGTTGTCAAAAAG GTGGTCATGCACCCTGCCCgcgtgctggagctgcagatgcAGAAGAAGGGCTTCTGCATGGAGGTGGGGCAGTACATCTTCGTCAACTGCCCCGCCATCTCCACGCTGGAGTGGCACCCCTTCACTCTCACCTCTGCACCTGAGGAGGATTTCTTCTCCATCCACATCCGGGCAGCTGGTGACTGGACAGAGCGTCTCATCGACATCTTCCAACTAGAAACGCCCAG GGTCCAGGTGGATGGTCCCTTTGGCACAGCCAGCGAAGATGTGTTCCAGTACAAGGTGGCCATGCTGGTTGGAGCGGGCATCGGCGTCACTCCCTTCGCCTCCATCCTCAAGTCCATCTGGTACAAGTTCCAGCAGGCTGACCAGACCCTCAAGACCAAGAAG ATCTACTTCTACTGGCTCTGCCGGGACACAGGAGCCTTTGCCTGGTTCAACGACCTGCTTGCCTCCCTGGAGCAGAAGATGGCTGAGTCGGGCAAGGCAGACTTCCTCACCTACCGTCTCTTCCTCACTGGCTGGGACACCAGCATT ggcagtggtgggTGTGTTCCTCTGTGGGCCAGAGGCCCTGGCGAGGAGCCTGCAGAAGTCTTGTCACCAACACTCCAGCCTGGACCCCAGGAAGGTCAAATTCTACTTCAACAAGGAAAACTTCTAAGTGGCAGCAAGCCTGTTGCCCCAGAGGGCAGGGACCCTGACTGTACTGCCTCAAGCCTTTCCAAAGCAGGCCAGGGAGAAGCATGCACTGAAGCCAAGCAAGACACAGCAAGGTACTCTGTCTCTATGAGAAATTCCAGGTTCAAAGACTGCTGTGTGCCTGTCCTGGTGTACAAGGGGTCCTCATGGAGCAAGTGGGCCTGTAGCTCCACCCAACCCCCTCACTGGGAAACCAGAGCCACGTTCTGTGATGCtgttggagcagcaggaagcagtgggagctcagcaggtTGGGCAGAACCACTGGATGGGGATGGGACATGGGCATCCATGCAGGTGTCAGGGGCCAAATGTGGCCCTCAGGGTTTAAAGACTCTTTTGTATAAGAATAAATTaaacttccttttctttgtaATGAAAGCCTCTGTGGTGACTGAGCTGTGCAGGTACAAAGGAGCCCATGCTCTGCCCCTTGCAGGGCTGCAATAG